AGTTGTTACTGGAAGGGGCCAGCCTGTactgggaggggagcagggggtcCAGGGAGTGCTGCATCtttgtggcagtgctggtgtgcTGGGACTCTTTTCTCTGCCAACTCTGCACAGAGGAATTGCCCCTGAAGCTCCAGAAAATTCTTGGAGAAAAGAACTCGGGGGAAAAAATTGTTGCCAAAAAGTCCTTTGTATTTTGTTTAATCAAaaaaggagcacagctcctccaaCATAAACTCTTggtgaggaaaggaaagcagagggtGAATAAGAAAGGGGAAGACAATATTACAAAGAGAAATAATGGACCAAACTCAGCCAAAACTCAAGGAGCCACGCTGGGCCAGCACTGAGTGacatcagaactgctctgcaggagaagacaaacagtttattgcttctgaaagcagccagggagcagtttgctcagggcagccttcagctcctggttccTCAGGCTGTAGATGAGAGGGTTCACTGCTGGAGGAACCACTGAGTACAGAACTGACACCACCAgatccagggatggagaggagatggaggagggctTCAGGTAGGCAAAGAAGCCAGTGGTGAGAAAGAgggagagcacagccaggtgaggcaggcaggtggcaaaggctttgtggcgtccctgctgagaggggatcctcagcactgccctgaagaTCTGCACATAGGACACCACAATgaacacaaaacaaccaaagaatAAACAGGCACTGACCACAATAAGCCAAAGTTCCCTGAGGTAggatgtggagcaggagagcttgaggatctgggggatttcacagaagaactggtccacagcattgccctggcagaggggcagggaaaatgtattggctgtgtgcagcagagcatgGAGAGCCCCAgaggcccaggcagctgctgccaggtggacacaaactctgctgcccaggagggtctcATAGTGCAGGGGTCTGCAGATGGCAACGTAGCGATCGTAGGACATGATGGTGAGGAGAAAATACtctgctgaaatgaaaaaggCATAAAGAAAGAcctgagcagcacatcctgcataggagatgtccctggtgttcctcagggaatTGTCCATGGATttggggacagtggtggagatgGCACCCAGGTCAAGGATGGCgaggttgaggaggaagaagtacatgggggtgtggaggtggtggtcagaggctatGGTGCTGATGATGAGGCcattgcccagcagggcagccaggtagatggccaggaagaggcagaagtgcaagagctgcagctgccttgtgcctggcaatggcagcaggaggaagtgggggatggagctgctgttggccatctgctgcctctgcccatgcagacctgtgcaaggaggaaaaggcagggacAAGTTAGGGaacacttctctctgcacaccaagattgcagtgctcacagaacacctcctccctgagctgcagcaccaatGGATCAGCTCATTCCCCACCACCCCAACCTCTGgcatctccagcacagcttcCAAGGCAGCTTGGACACTCAGTTTCCATGCAGACAGCTCTGGGGCAGGACTTGCAGAGTCAGTGTCAGAACACAAAGTGACCACATGGCAACAGCAATGCCCCAGAGCAAGAGTCCTGTGGATGGCTGGAGAATGAGGGAagagcactgcagtgctgcagagacaatgaagggaagagagaaaggcagaggggcttgggctgaagccttctccttgcccagctctgctctctgcagctcccaggatgGCACTGAAGAGCTTTTGTCATCCTTTTGTGTGCACACTCCAGGAGCCTTCAGCTGAATGTCAGCTGCCAAGGTGGTGACTGATGCCCTGGAGCCCATAGCTTGGagggcactgcctgtgctggggagaagaggagagcaaaaggTTGCATTGGGAAGTatgtctgcagtgcagagaaTGGCACAGAGGTGCCTGATCCCCCTTGCCAGGGCATCTCTGgcagcagatccctctcccCCACTGCCCAAGTCTCTGCTGCCTGGAACTGTCCCTGGCAGGAGCTGattctctgtgcccagctctcctccctgtccctgctgacagagtCCATCCcacctgctgtgtgctcagctctgccctacagccccctccctgccagcagcaggacactgcccaggggcagctctgtgtgtgcaggggcTCAGGAGACCCTCAGGTAAGGGCTGGTGTGATATTTGGTGATCGAGTCTTATACAGAGTAGAGAAATAAACTCTAGTCTCACACTGCCCACCCAGCACACATTCAAAGTCAAgactccttcccttccaggaaaatgctgccttGATGTTCTTTTGGAAAGGCTCCTCAGAAATTCCCAGGGGGGAGCTAgaactgtgagcagctctgcccaacgcagctccctctgcacagcacaaggaccctgccctgccctcccctgccctgcacccACAAACTCACCATATCAGTGACTGCACTGACTTCTCCTCTGAGCACTCAGTCACCCTCCTTGTCCCCCtgaagctctctctgccttcttcatcttcctgagatctcctggcagtgccctcagccctgctgtgctgtgcagaggagctgctcctggccagagctGTCTCTTTTCTATGCTTCttgttttccagcagctccctccagcaatggacccagcccagctgagcagcagagaacCAACCCAAGGGATGTAATGATCCCTCTGGTGGCTTTGGTGCCATGTAAACATCAGAAActgagaggaagatgatgaaaccTCTCAAGAAGTCACAGTCAGATTCAGACTCTGAAGTTTCTTGTAGTGCTGATGGGTCCCAGTGAGGAAAGTACTGGGAAAGtatttccaggctgtggttggagtagAGAACTGGAAGTAGTGCTGAGAGGTGAGGACAAGCAGAGGAAGTTGGCTCTGATTCTGAGtaaacctggaggtgttttattAATTCGAAGGGTCATCCCCTGACCTCATCCCTCACTCACCCCTCAGGATGTTTCC
The window above is part of the Indicator indicator isolate 239-I01 chromosome 6, UM_Iind_1.1, whole genome shotgun sequence genome. Proteins encoded here:
- the LOC128967546 gene encoding olfactory receptor 14A16-like — encoded protein: MANSSSIPHFLLLPLPGTRQLQLLHFCLFLAIYLAALLGNGLIISTIASDHHLHTPMYFFLLNLAILDLGAISTTVPKSMDNSLRNTRDISYAGCAAQVFLYAFFISAEYFLLTIMSYDRYVAICRPLHYETLLGSRVCVHLAAAAWASGALHALLHTANTFSLPLCQGNAVDQFFCEIPQILKLSCSTSYLRELWLIVVSACLFFGCFVFIVVSYVQIFRAVLRIPSQQGRHKAFATCLPHLAVLSLFLTTGFFAYLKPSSISSPSLDLVVSVLYSVVPPAVNPLIYSLRNQELKAALSKLLPGCFQKQ